GCCAGACAGTAGAAAAATTGTACCTGGCTAAGTGAACTTTTCTGAGCAAACATTCTGTGGAAATAATTTCAGCTGGCTAACCACAACGTATCACTGAAGTCCTACAACAAAGCAATGCTGTGAGCCATTATGTGATAGCTGCGCTAAATTCTCCCTCTAAGAACCATAGAACCAGAGCGATCAGGGCTGCGTTTCCCGCTACATCattcgtaagttgtaccttaagctgtaccttaaCATTTCAGCTTGTTTCCCGAAACATTCtgagctaagtataccttctgttcGTCGTACtgtcgtaaggttggtctggaccactcttagctataccttattgatgttgtcagctcactgtTACGAccacaagcctctgaaatcagctgttgctcttagttgcATCTCAATCAGTTGGCTAATAGtgttactaaaataccacattaatgggactgttttcatggAAAGAATAAAAGTGTACATTACAAAGGATggatgttgcactttattgaacaggTTGCCTAATTGTCTTTTAAAAGATATTTATAAACTGaagatttcccactctctctgtgagctggaGTGATgttctctttgttttgttggacaccgtagtcctaaaactggaaaataatttccACGCCATgtcctctaacaatatctccatttcgtttgctgtgaagctgtgggaccgcttatttcttagttttttcccccccactatatcttatgttgttttcgtgttggtgcattttccttgttggtgcgcttttattgaaaatgtcagctaatcaggaaaaatagtgaattacaccagtaatgtgatggtgcttctggcaaatcaaccctgattgcaaagtaattTACAATATGACCAACACACAGTAATCTGGTGGAATAGatcaacttttattttgacagaagaaaaaacaaaatcataaaaGAAAAGCTAGCTCTCATGTAGAGCCTGCTTTCACAGGCTTGGAAGTCCACCCTTTCTATCACTGGGCAGCTAAGCTGCTTACCAgttcaaaaaaaaacaaatccaaatTGTAATCCCAAATTGTAGTCAATATACACAGCACAAATCCAATCCAAACCAGGTTCTCAAAACAAAAGGCTGTCATACACAAGAATCTTTTACTACCTTGTAAATTCTCTCCTTCTGGCTCCCTCTCACCCACGCTTTTCCCCAAACTGGTACTTCCAAAGCAAGTCAGCACAGGTGGAGCTGATATAGGCAGATTCAAGTCAGGTGTGGCAGCCCAGCCTGGGAAACCTGCAGTGGCCAGAACATACGTTCCCTCAGTGACCAGTCCTCTGGTTTTGTCACAGTTggccttttcatttttcataggtGATCATCAGCACCATCATCATGCAACAACATTAATATTATAACtaagaacatttttaataaGAGTAGGCTACTAGTACTAATATCAAAATAACAATGtggtcaaaataataatacagtggAATCATATCAGCATAATAATAGTTTAAGAGCCACATATgccaactttatttttaatttatttgtgatCAAGAACAATTTACCACATAAcattgttattatattatattataggcatttggcagacactcttatccagagcaacatacagttgattagactaagcaggagacaatcctcccctagagcaatgcagggttaagggccttgctcaagggcccaacggctgtgcggatcttattgtggctacactgggattagaaccaccacgggattagaaccactgaccatatgtgtcccagtcatttaccttaaccactaccccaGAGGCCACCCCAGGTCTATAGCCCATATTACCAGGGataatatgaaaataacaaCGTCATCAAACCAAGACTATGCCACTGAATGGATTCATGTAATCATCGTTCTCTTGGGCTGAGCAGCGATCTGTGCAGGGAACTCTCTCAACCCTTTTCAGCGTATCAGTTGAGTCAATCACAGCCTCAAACTCGTTCATGTGCGAGTGTGCCCGTGAACAGGTGGGTGTGACATAAAACCATGCGGACAAAATTGCAATGAAATAAATCCTAGATCTTCTTCTATATTCACTGCAGAGCAATGAGTTAAGTCTGAAAAAAAGTATGGTCTGCTACTCTGTTCCatacctggggcctcatttatcaacgTTGCGTATGCACGAAAGAATGCGTatgccactttctaagcaaactttggcatttataaaaaacgaacttgacgggaaaatgtgcggtcctccacggaaactctggcccatgcgtacgcacattaactggagaaatgagaaactgcgactccgatggcaatgggatgaaacgcgagaaatggtgtgaaattgataccactgtgtaaaataaatcgaatcGCTACTCTGTTCAATACCTGGTCTGCTACTCTGTTCCATACCTGGTCTGCTACTCTGTTCAATACCTGGTCTGCAACTCTGTTCAATACCTGGTCTGCTACTCTGTTCAATACCTGGTCTGCTACTCTGTTCAATACCTGGTCTGCTACTCTGTTCAATACCTGGTCTGCTACTCTGTTCAATACCTGGTCTGCTACTCTGTTCAATACCTGGTCTGCTACTCTGTTCAATACCTGGTCTGCTACTCTGTTCAATACCTGGTCTGCTACTCTGTTCCATACCTGGTCTGCTACTCTGTTCCATACCTGGTCTGCTACCTGAGACTTTCTCCTGCCACTCATTTGTTCTTTTGTGCCTCTGCACCTTTAGCTTGCGTCAGAATTTGATGCCATGACtggcagccagtggagagaaGTAAGCAGGGAGGAGACATGGGGGTGTCTGAAGGTTGCTGCATGCTGCCgttgctgcattctggatgagttggaggggtctgatggcagatgccggaaggccagccaggagagagttgcGGTTCAGGCAGGCTGTGAAGCTTAAACTGGATCCACACATTTTACTAGGtgcagaaaaaataatttgtaatagTGTCATTACTGGCATTAATCCATctgaatatattcaataaatgtgtgtgaaaatgtaaataatatggCAACATATTCCCATGGATCTGATGAGCAGAAACTGTGAGCCTCCTGGCCTCAAAATGAGTGCAAGGCTGAATTTGCAAATTTAGAATTCTGAATTTTGAAATggatcaccccccccccccccccccccccaaacaaaaaaacacttagTGAATTATACCTCTTCCGGCTTCCAAAAACATCTGTTTGCCTACCACGGCacgcaataaaaaataaaatccaaccACAGTTATGAGTTAATGTTATGAAAACACTGCACATTaccaactgtttttttttattcatattataaGTAAGGCATTCATTGGAGTAAATTCAATTTCTTTCTTCTAAAATTGTACATCCTGCAATCAATAAGAATTCAAATTGAAGAATTAAATTGGAATGCATACTCCTGAGTTCAGTTCAGAATTACCCTCAACCCTGCTGTCTATAGTACACATGGTTGACCTTTACACCAACCAGCACAGAGGCCCTGCTATATTTCACATATTACACAGTAGCAACGCTCATCTGACTGGTGTATTCTGCCCTTTAATTTAAATACATCAGTCATAGAGATTCCTGGGGTGTAAAATAACATTGCTGCtttaaaataatcaataatatgACAATGCAAAACATAACAATGTAAATTAGGGCATTTATATTTTCTTCAGATCAGAGTAAATGATCAActtctatttttgtttttatcataattttatttaaactgaaatgccaacacacacacatgtgtctGGATAGGCAGAAATAGGAATAAGTGTAAGCAACATGGTGAattataatgtaaatgttttcatttgaacatttgaTTCAAACcatcaataaagaaaaaaacattacagtgTAACATTCAGACACCAGTGACAACAACAGGCTTTCTGAACAAAGCTACTGAATAATGTTCTCTGTAAATGGTGTTCACAAGGCTGGTCTAAAGCATTGCATAATCTTCTGTGTGTAATTTGCAGCCTGGAAAAGATTTACTTTCTAGTAAAATCAGGTGCCCTCCTCTTACAGCAGTAGCAAATTGATAAGAAGAAATAGAACAGAAATAGGTTAAAGTTCATTTTATTAACTTTCTTAATATCGACAAACTTTTTCTCTGGTGACTGACACGTTGtacctacagtggtgtgaaaaagtgtttgcccccttcctgatttcttatttttttgcatgtttgtcacacttaaatgtttcagatcatcaaacaaatttaaatattagtcaaagacaacacaagtaaacacaaaatgcagtttttaaatgaaggtttttattattaagggagaaaaaaaatccaaacctacatggccctgtgtgaaaaaatgattaaacatgttgaaacataacttaactgtggtttatcaaacctgagttcaatttctctagccacacccaggcctgattactgccatacctgttctcaatcaagaaatcacttaaataggacctgcctgaagtgaagtagaccaaatgatcctcaatagctagacatcatgccgagatctaaagaaattcaggaacaaatgagaaagaaagtaattgagatctatcagtctggaaaaggttataaagccatttctaaagctttgggactccagcgaaccacagtgagagccattatccacaaatggcgaaaacatggaacagtggtgaaccttcccaggagtggccggctgacCGAAATTACCCCAAGACGCAgcaacgactcatccaagaggtcacaaaagaccccacaacaacatccaaagaactgtaggcctcacttgcctcagttaaggtcagtgttcatgactccaccataagaaagagactgggcaaaaatggcctgcatggcagagttccaagacgaaaaccactgctgagcaaaaagaacattaaggctcgtctcaattttgccagaaaacatcttgatgatccccaagacttttgggaaaatactctgtggtctgacgagacaaaagttgaactttttggaaggtgtgtgtcattacatctggcgtaaaagtaacactgtatttcagaaaaagaacatcataccaacagtaaaatatggtggtggtagtgtgatggtctggggctgttttgctgcttcaggacctggaagacagacagaaatgccttgttaatgagagacatcagaggagaatggccagactggtcaaggctgacaggatggtgacagtaacacaaataactacacattacaacagtgatatgcagatgggcatctctgaacacaaggcatcataactctaagtggataggctcctACAGTAGAAGtttaataaataagtctaataaatacctttaAAAAagtactgagtgtatatccctTTATTATTggtccacacactcacatacacccacacactcacagaacgTTGAGCCACTGTAAGCTCTGCCCACTTCAGCTTCACACAGCATACCACAGGAGCTTTCCTGCACTTCTGCTGCCTGCCTGCTGCAAAACAAGGtaggtttgttttttatttgtttttaaattaaatatgtgtGGTGTGCGTTGAAGCACATGGCTATTCTGTAGTGGTAGAAAGCCTGAGACACTGCAGAAAGCTTTGtctatttattgttttggttAAATTTGATCAATAATATTAAACAATTTTCACTATTAACAATTTTGCTACATGCTGCATAGGAATCCTTCAGGAAGTCTAATTTATTTGACGCATTAAGATGGCTAAACTGCAAATTGGTTTGCGATTTGGAACATTCGGTTTACCTTAcgtaaaacaaaacattgcagATGTAGTCGTAAGTTTGCCGTTTTTGCCTGAGGATAGGGGATGACAAAATATTGGTTATCAAATGACAAAAGCTTTTTTGTTCGTAAACGTTTGGCTTTTCCAGGTCAGCAGGACATTCAGGTTAGACGGGTGATTATTCCGTGACCATTGTACCTGTGGCAGAAGAGCAATTACGTAACCTGTGGCCGTGCAATCGTAGATGGTCATTAAaagcacaaatgcatgcacatcaTTCAGAGGCACTCTCCATGCTTTGCTTTACCTAGGATACTGGCCTGAGGTCTTTTAAGTCAAACAGCAAATTGTTACATTTATCTTGTGtcttcccccacccccgcctcctgcccccctccttcAGAGTTGTCATGGCACCGTTTGGTGCCATTCCCCCCCATTCTTCCCGACCGGATGGTTTGTTCCTCCTGCTGTTTACCTTGTGCGTGCTCTGCGGAGAAGAGTCTCACGCAGGGAGAATCCTGGTGTACCCAGTGGACGGAAGCCATTGGCTCAATATGAACGTGCTCCTGCGGGAGCTGCACCAGCGGGGACATGCCCTGACCGTCATCCGCTCCTCCACCAGCTGGTACATCCCCCAAAATGCCCCCCACTTCTCCTCCATCACCGTATCCCTCATCCATGCAAGCAGGGTGGAGGACCCAGGGTACATGGCCGGCTTCCTGCAAAGGAACCTGGACCTGCGGGAGGGGTCCGTGTGGGCTTTCATCGTCCTGCACTGGGAGGTTCTGACCATGCTCTCAGAGGCCCACCAGTCCAGCGCCGAGATGGTGCGGCTCATTCTGGAGAACGCCACCCTGGTGGAGGAACTGAGAGACACACGTTTTGACCTCATGCTCACCGACCCTGGGTTTGCAGGCGGGGCAGTGCTGGGACGTTACCTGGGGCTGCCCATGGTGTTTAACGTCCGCTGGATCACCAACGCCGATGGACACTTCGCCATCGCACCCTCGCCCCTCTCCTATGTCCCCACCATCGGTTCCTTCGTCTCCGACCGCATGACCTTTGCCAACAGACTCAAAAACCTGCTGCATTATGGGATTGGGGTTTACCTCGACCTTGTGCTCACCAGACCGCTCTaccaaggtgtgtgtgaggagttcCTGGGCCCCGACACCAACGTGTACCAGATTATCCAGGGAGCCGACCTGTGGCTGATGAGGGTGGATTTCGTCTTTGAGTTCCCACGCCCCACAATGCCCAACGTAGTGTACATGGGTGGGTTCCAGTGCCGCCCCGCCCAGCCCCTTCCCCCCGAACTGGAGGAGTTTGTGCAGAGCTCCGGGGAGCACGGGGTGGTACTCATGTCCCTGGGTACTCTGCTCGGAGGCCTTCAGCCCCAGATTTCGGAAGTAATCGCCTCAGCCTTTGCCCGCCTGCCTCAGAAGGTATTGTGGAGGCACCTGGGGGCGAAGCCCTCCACCCTGGGAAACAACACCCTGCTGGTGGACTGGCTTCCCCAAAACGACCTGCTTGGTCACCCCAAGACCCGTGCCTTTGTCACACACGGAGGCACAAACGGGATCTACGAGGCCATCTATCATGGTGTGCCAGTGCTGGGCCTCCCGCTCATCTTCGATCAGATGGACAACATGGTGCGCATGGAGGCACGGGGTGCGGGAATCACCCTGGACGTGACGTTGCTAGAGGTGGACTCTCTGACCCAGGCTCTGCGTGACGTCCTGGACGAGCAGAAGCcctacagggagaacatgcGCAGGATGTCCCGGCTGCACCGTGACCGGCCAATCGAACCCCTGGACAGCGGCCTCTTCTGGATAGAATATGTCATGAGGCATGGGGGAGCTGCGCACCTGCGCACCGAGTCTTACAGGATGCCGTGGTATGCCTACCACAACCTGGACGTGCTGGCCTTGCTGCTGGGCTCAGCCATGGCTCTCCTACTGCTCATCAGTGTCACCTGCAGGTGTCTGTTTCAGAGGCTCTGCAGGGTCAGGAAAGTCAAACAGCAGTGAATACAACAGTGTGACATTGCTGAATGGAGAGTGGAGTGGGATAAGTTATACTCATTTCCCCAAAACAAGAGGGATAATCTCAAAAATTGTGTGACTTCATGGTCTGAGGTCATCTTCCTGTTTTCTAATTTTTCacctttaaaactttttttttttaagttcaaatgaaaaatgttatttatatcaTTTATAGAAGTGAGAAAAAAGTGTCTTTTGTTACTAGCTGCAGTCCTATGTTAAACTGACCTTGAGATCTAGCCACATGCGACAACTTTTTTCCATTATAAAGTGACAATATATATAAGTAATCAGCACATACGTTTCTTGTAATAGTACTAATattattgtaaattaattattatatatacatatagtatAGAGCAGCAGACCTGTACTACACAAGACAAGCTTTTAGCTGAGTCTGGGTTTAGTTGTTGGTCAAGGAGATTATTAACTGGGGGTCAAAGGGGATGTTCTGGCATTCTTTGTCAGAGAGATTACTCACGGTCACAAACTTttgccgagagagagagagagattttcacAATCCTGGCAACTACACTACAATTTCTGTACCGATGCTTACTTCTGAATAAAGTTACAGCTTCATCATTTGTTAATAACATTTTTCTAATTCTGATATTTCTACCAGTGCTTACTGATAACTTTTTAAGTCATACGTTCAAAACTGAAACGTACTTATCAATACCTAACATTAATTTTTGTACCGACGCTAGCATACCAATAACTAACGTAAACCTTACAGCTTTATTGTATCAATAATATTTGCATGAGTTTCTCATTCTCATTAAACAGCATTaaacagtcccctcaaaaagtatttgaacagcaaggccaattcctttgtttttgccataCACTGAATACATCGGAGgatgagataaaaagatgaacacaagacaagagttcagaatttcagattttatgtcCAGGTATTTACATCTAGATGTATTAAACCACAGCACCTTtgctatcagaccacccaatttttaggtgagcaaaattattagaacagagagtatttaagtaatcTAATCTTGCCTTTCCGATTcatactactgatgagtggtttgcatcttgtggtattgcctctatattgctgctgtctaagtcttcttcgaacgattgattgagataccttcacccctgccctgtgaacCCCtgatttttgggggttttcttcacaactctcacaatgtttttcatcaactgctgttgttttccttggtcaacctgttcagTATGCCagcaattattttccttttcaggacattccaagttgtacaagctatcctcaatgcttgtgcaatggatttctcctcttttcaaagcttcaaaatggcttacttttcccccaaaaacagctctctggtcttcgtgttggtttatcttttcgaACACAAAAGCAGACTTCACaaaaaacccaaggctaaaaccaagaatagacattcagaactatttgtttaaccaatcaaacaggacacatctgggcaacaagaaacacctttcagtcacatgttctaatacttttgctcaccaaagaattgggtggtctgatacaaatgGTGAtatgttgtttaacaaatcttaataaaaaataccagAAACATAATAAAAGCTggaattcagatctgtcatctcatgtacatcttttgacctcaaactcagttgTCTTCAATACTCTTGGAGGGGACTCTATTCAGTGaagtaatattaaaataatggcaTCTACTAACTTTATTAATTGCTAGTAAGAACAAACCTACTTGATATTACtatactattactgctgtaatcGTTTCATCCTTGGTTAAAATCCAATTCCTTGTCTCAAAATTCAAAGCCATCacaatttcaacatttttcatctgatttGTCCAAGCTGCTCACAGAGATGAAGCTTGTGCAGAGCTTGGTGGCATCAGTTTAAACCATCATTGGAGATTGcggttatatttattttggaagcTGGGCCAGAGGAAATGTACCTGGGGCAAGTAGAACATTGACCTACTAGTCAATAACCTAGTTATTCATTCTTCggtttggcggcacggatggtgcagcgggtagcactgccacctcacagcaaggaggtcctgggttcaaatccctgttggcctctctgtgcggagtatgcatgttctccccgtgtctgcgtgggtttcctccgggtactctggtttcctcccagtccaaagacatgcaggttaggctgattggagagcataaattgcccataggtatgagtgtgtgagtgtgtgagtgtgtgagtgaatggtgaatccctgttcaggataagcgggttcagataatggatggatggattcttcGGTCTGCTCCTATTGGTGAATGATGGACGATTGGCCAACAACTGTAATGAGGAAGTTTCAAGTGGCCATTTTGATGCTCATTTCCTGGTGTGGCTGAGTGATGCTGCTCACTAGTGCTCCCGGTATAGGCGGTTCAGCCACCCTTTCAATGTTAAGTTAATGGTAGCAATACGGTagaaatacaaagtcaatacttttttccccacaggaaAAAGAAGTTGCATTCAGTTCTTTATCTTTTCTTTATCAAATGTCACCCCATGTGCCAATTTTCTTAacattattgtgttattaggacagtccaaaaatattttgtggacTGCAATTTCAAAAcccttttcacaagcccatggctagtcagtgggtgacgtaacaggcacttggtccgtATTtctttctacagtctatgggaagGTTACACACAATCGAAATGTCAGCCCCGATAAGGGATTGTCCAAcatttttattaactttttttagacaatacatatttttttttatattgacatGTAATGCACCTACTATTATACATGTAGAAATATTCACACTGAAATCCACAATCTCTCttggtcaaaaaaataattgtttaaaaaagaaatgtaaatgtaacagcGGTAAGGTTTGAAGGTGAAATTATGGTGCAGTAAGAGAGGTGGGCAGGACAGGCTAGGTcagaataaagtgctctctCCCTTCTTCAGTACCaagaggaatgtgtgtgtttgcagcccCGTAACGCACTTTTCTACATCAGTCCACAAGGCCTTGTCTACGGAGGgcaatgcactcagtgagcactttattaggtcgacctgtacaccagcatgttaatgcacatatttaattaaccaatcatgtggcagcaactaattgCATACAAGCAtccagacatggtcaagaggttcagatgtttttcagaccaaatatcagaatggggaagaaatgtgatccaagggACTTCGACTGTacaattattgttggtgccagaaagggtggattaagaatctcagaaactggtgatGTTCTAGGATTTTCActtgcaacagtctctagtttacacagaatgatgtgaaaaacaaaaaacatccagtgagcagcagcaaaaacaccttgttaaggagagacgtcagaggagaagggccagactggtcaaagctgacaggaaggaggcaGTAACGtgagtaaccacacattacagtggtatgcagaaaagcatctctgaacacacaacacgtcaaacctctaagtggacaggctacagcagcaagaagaccaatatgtctaaaaaataagtctaataaatacctaataaagtgctcactgagtgtatacgcATTTACAAGAGATGTAAGAGGATCATCCTTCAGATCTAGTTATGGAGGCAGCAGTTAGGAGTCTATAGTACAGTCATTCTTACATAATACCTATTTCACAGTCTCAtacttactgtatatttcaCAGATTGGGTTTATCAGCATATACAGCAGACTCCCACAGTCTATTCATAAAAAAACCTATATAATAGATACCAGTTTTTGCAACTTTTTGTCATCATATTCCATTAGGAAAACAGGCACTCGCCTGGTTTATCTGTGATTGAGCCCCTTACTGTGCCTCTGGTCTGTAGCAATGGATTACTTACCATTATGATTACACTTTCTTGGAAGCACCTCTTGCAAATTAGCTCTGTGCTGGCAATTTCCATTGATACCAGAAATCTAAACAAAACTAACATACAACCAAAAAATTCATTACCCAGCTACGCTGTGTACAAAACCCTAAATTACTTCCTTGTTCTCACTCCTCCCTGTGTTCCCACAATGCAAACGAGTATATACCAGCAGAacaggcaggaacacacactgagGTAGTCGCCACTGCTGATTTTAGGGCAAAAACTGTGAAAAGGGACAGAGAAATTGAACATTGTGTGGACTTTGCTTGGATCCTTGGCCTCTTTCCCACatacagacataaacacacacctgaaGCAAAACCAAACATGCACACCATCTGAAACAGAACAGGCTGTAATTATTCCTGTACAAACAAGAGAGGACTAAAAAATGGAGAAACACATGGTCACGGCACTGCAGCAGAGGTTTTagaatgggagtgtgtgtggcacagaACGAGCCTGTGTAAAGTGCAAGACTTTCACAAGTCtgtatgcaaaacaaaatgtgtgaatGAAAATGAGTGAGAAACTGAGtttgtgcttgcttgtgtgagtgtgagtgtgagtgtgagtgtgtgtgagtgtgtgtgtgtgtgtgtgtgagtgtgtgagtgtgtgcgtgtgtgtgtgtgagtgtgtgtgtgtgtgtgtgtgtgtgtgagtgtgtgtgtgtgtgtgtgtgtgtgtgcgtgagtgtgtgcgtgagtgtgtgtgtgcgtgagtgtgtgcgtgagtgtgtgtgtgtgtgtgtgtgtgtgtgtgtgtgtgtgcgtgagtgtgtgcgtgagtgtgtgtgtgcgtgtgcgtgtgtgtgagtgtgtgagtgtgtgtgtgtgtgagtgtgtgagtgtgtgtgtgtgtgtgcgtgagtgtgtgcgtgagtgtgtgt
Above is a genomic segment from Conger conger chromosome 10, fConCon1.1, whole genome shotgun sequence containing:
- the ugt5e1 gene encoding UDP glucuronosyltransferase 5 family, polypeptide E1; this translates as MAPFGAIPPHSSRPDGLFLLLFTLCVLCGEESHAGRILVYPVDGSHWLNMNVLLRELHQRGHALTVIRSSTSWYIPQNAPHFSSITVSLIHASRVEDPGYMAGFLQRNLDLREGSVWAFIVLHWEVLTMLSEAHQSSAEMVRLILENATLVEELRDTRFDLMLTDPGFAGGAVLGRYLGLPMVFNVRWITNADGHFAIAPSPLSYVPTIGSFVSDRMTFANRLKNLLHYGIGVYLDLVLTRPLYQGVCEEFLGPDTNVYQIIQGADLWLMRVDFVFEFPRPTMPNVVYMGGFQCRPAQPLPPELEEFVQSSGEHGVVLMSLGTLLGGLQPQISEVIASAFARLPQKVLWRHLGAKPSTLGNNTLLVDWLPQNDLLGHPKTRAFVTHGGTNGIYEAIYHGVPVLGLPLIFDQMDNMVRMEARGAGITLDVTLLEVDSLTQALRDVLDEQKPYRENMRRMSRLHRDRPIEPLDSGLFWIEYVMRHGGAAHLRTESYRMPWYAYHNLDVLALLLGSAMALLLLISVTCRCLFQRLCRVRKVKQQ